The following coding sequences are from one Arcobacter nitrofigilis DSM 7299 window:
- a CDS encoding fumarate hydratase, with product MKKITEEDIIESIADACQYISFYHPEDFVKGMVEAYNVEKGEAAKNAIGQILINSKMCAMGHRPLCQDTGSVNIFVKVGLNAPLDIKKELVDLLNEGVAKGYTDPDNTLRYSVVADPAGKRVNTKNNTPAVIHVSVDNSDEIDITVAAKGGGSENKSKFAVLNPSDSIYDWVMENVRNMGAGWCPPGILGIGIGGNPEKSMLLAKESLMSHVDIHELKARGPKNALEELRLKLYEDINKVGIGAQGLGGITTVLDVKILDYPCHAASLPVAMIPNCAATRHIHFKLKGDGPAVFNKPDLDLWPDIELPMDTIKRVNIEDLTKENLSQFKSGDTLLLSGKILTARDAAHKKIVEYKNAGKDLPNGVKLEDRFIYYVGPVDPVRDEAVGPAGPTTSTRMDKFTKDMMEIGIMGMIGKAERKQPTIDLIKEYKSMYLIATGGAAYLISQSIKSAKVLAFEELGMEAIYEFEVKDMPVTVAVDTEGVSIHTTGPAKWRTI from the coding sequence ATGAAAAAAATAACCGAAGAAGATATAATCGAGAGTATAGCAGATGCATGTCAATATATATCATTTTATCATCCAGAAGATTTTGTAAAAGGGATGGTAGAAGCTTATAATGTAGAAAAAGGTGAAGCTGCAAAAAATGCAATAGGACAAATATTAATAAATTCAAAAATGTGTGCAATGGGTCATAGACCTTTATGTCAAGATACAGGAAGTGTTAATATCTTTGTAAAGGTTGGATTAAATGCTCCTTTAGATATTAAAAAAGAGTTAGTTGATTTATTAAATGAAGGTGTTGCAAAAGGATATACAGATCCAGATAACACTTTAAGATACTCAGTAGTTGCAGATCCTGCAGGAAAAAGAGTAAATACAAAAAACAATACACCAGCAGTTATTCATGTAAGTGTAGATAATTCAGATGAGATAGATATTACAGTTGCAGCAAAAGGTGGAGGAAGTGAAAACAAATCTAAATTTGCTGTATTAAATCCAAGTGATAGTATTTATGATTGGGTTATGGAAAATGTTAGAAATATGGGAGCTGGATGGTGTCCTCCTGGAATATTAGGAATTGGAATTGGTGGAAATCCTGAAAAATCTATGCTTTTAGCAAAAGAGTCTTTAATGAGTCATGTTGATATACATGAACTTAAAGCAAGGGGTCCAAAAAATGCTTTAGAAGAATTAAGACTTAAATTATATGAAGATATTAATAAAGTAGGAATTGGAGCTCAAGGACTTGGTGGAATAACAACTGTACTTGATGTTAAAATATTAGATTACCCATGTCATGCAGCATCACTTCCTGTTGCTATGATTCCAAACTGTGCAGCAACAAGACATATTCACTTTAAACTAAAAGGTGATGGACCAGCAGTATTTAATAAACCAGATTTAGATTTATGGCCAGATATTGAATTACCAATGGATACAATTAAAAGAGTAAATATAGAAGATTTAACAAAAGAGAATTTATCTCAATTTAAATCAGGGGATACTCTATTATTATCTGGGAAAATTTTAACTGCAAGGGATGCAGCACATAAAAAAATAGTTGAATATAAAAATGCTGGAAAAGATCTTCCAAATGGAGTTAAATTAGAAGATAGATTTATTTATTACGTTGGACCAGTTGATCCTGTAAGAGATGAAGCAGTAGGACCAGCGGGACCAACAACATCTACAAGAATGGATAAATTTACTAAAGACATGATGGAAATAGGAATCATGGGAATGATTGGAAAAGCTGAAAGAAAACAACCAACAATTGATTTAATCAAAGAGTATAAATCAATGTACTTAATTGCTACTGGTGGAGCTGCTTATTTGATTTCACAATCAATTAAATCAGCAAAAGTATTAGCATTTGAAGAACTTGGTATGGAAGCTATCTATGAGTTTGAGGTTAAAGACATGCCTGTTACTGTAGCTGTTGATACTGAAGGTGTTTCTATTCATACTACTGGGCCTGCTAAGTGGAGAACTATTTAA
- a CDS encoding fumarate reductase iron-sulfur subunit, translating to MSRELTFKILRYDPQDKENVRAYFEEFKIQEAPSMTIYIALTQIRESQDAGLSFDFVCRAGICGSCAMMINGRPKLACRTLTRDLPKEIILLPLPTFNLIKDLSVNTGVWMDEMSKRVESWVHSSHEVDIANIEMPIEPEVADAVFELDRCIECGCCVAGCGTKLIKEDFVGAVGLNRIARFECDPHDERTIEDYYELVGDDNGIFGCMTLLGCEDTCPKHLPLQTKIAYMRRKLATVKGS from the coding sequence ATGTCTAGAGAACTAACTTTTAAAATACTTAGATATGACCCACAAGATAAAGAAAATGTTAGAGCTTATTTTGAAGAATTTAAAATTCAAGAAGCTCCTAGTATGACAATTTATATTGCCCTTACTCAAATTAGAGAGAGCCAAGATGCAGGTTTGAGCTTTGACTTTGTATGTCGAGCTGGTATTTGTGGTTCTTGTGCAATGATGATAAATGGAAGACCAAAACTTGCTTGTAGAACTTTAACAAGAGATCTACCAAAAGAGATTATTTTACTTCCTCTTCCTACATTTAATCTTATCAAAGATTTATCTGTAAATACTGGTGTTTGGATGGATGAGATGAGTAAAAGAGTTGAATCTTGGGTTCACTCTTCTCATGAAGTAGATATTGCAAATATTGAAATGCCTATTGAGCCAGAAGTAGCTGATGCTGTATTTGAGTTAGATAGATGTATTGAATGTGGATGTTGTGTTGCTGGATGTGGTACAAAACTTATTAAAGAAGATTTCGTAGGTGCAGTTGGATTAAATAGAATTGCTAGATTTGAATGTGATCCACATGATGAGAGAACAATTGAAGATTATTATGAATTAGTTGGTGATGATAATGGTATCTTTGGATGTATGACACTTCTTGGTTGTGAAGATACTTGTCCTAAACATTTGCCATTACAAACTAAAATCGCTTACATGAGAAGAAAATTAGCGACTGTTAAAGGTTCTTAA
- a CDS encoding fumarate reductase flavoprotein subunit: MKIKYCDALVIGGGLAGLRSAVAAAQKGLSTTVLSLVPVKRSHSAAAQGGMQASLGNAKMSEGDNEDVHFSDTVKGSDWGCDQEVARMFVTTAPKAIRELAAWGVPWSRIKKGNHEAVINTKKTNIFEEDDKHGLINSRDFGGTKKWRTCYTSDATGHTMLFAVANESLKLNVNIEDRKEAIGLIHHNNKCYGAIVRDLITGDIVAYVSKGTLIATGGYGRIYEITTNAVICEGIGTAIALETGIAKLGNMEAVQFHPTPLFPSGILLTEGCRGDGGVLRDVDGHRFMPDYEPEKKDLASRDVVSRRMMEHMRKGKGIDSVYGTHLWLDISILGREHIEKNLRDVQEICESFAGIDPADEGQKGWAPVHPMQHYSMGGIRTKPTGESQTLQGLFSCGEAACWDMHGFNRLGGNSVSETVVAGMIVGNYFADYCINTQIDIQTDVIEKFVHEKEAYMKNLVSKNSGDDVFKIKNRMKKIMQDYVGIFRDGEGLEKAVKELEELYIKSKNVAVRNKQLTANPELEEAYRVPMMLKVALCVAKGALDRTESRGAHTREDYPKRDDANWLKRTLTSWKEGDTMPTVEYEPLDIMKMEIPPGFRGYGAKGNLIENPISAIRQNEVDEMVEKMELEGKDRYEIQDKLMPFPLQDEYKRKNIRLGDL; this comes from the coding sequence ATGAAAATTAAATATTGTGATGCACTAGTAATTGGTGGAGGTCTTGCAGGACTTCGGTCAGCAGTTGCAGCTGCACAAAAAGGTTTAAGTACAACAGTTTTAAGTTTAGTTCCAGTTAAAAGATCTCACAGTGCAGCAGCTCAAGGTGGTATGCAAGCTAGTCTTGGTAATGCAAAAATGAGTGAAGGTGATAATGAAGATGTACACTTTAGTGATACAGTAAAAGGAAGCGATTGGGGATGTGATCAAGAAGTAGCAAGAATGTTTGTTACAACTGCACCAAAAGCAATTCGTGAACTTGCAGCTTGGGGTGTGCCTTGGTCTAGAATCAAAAAAGGAAACCATGAAGCAGTTATCAATACAAAAAAAACTAACATATTTGAAGAAGATGATAAACATGGTTTAATCAACTCAAGAGACTTTGGTGGTACAAAAAAATGGAGAACCTGTTATACCTCTGATGCAACAGGTCATACTATGCTTTTCGCCGTTGCAAATGAATCTTTAAAATTAAATGTAAATATTGAAGATAGAAAAGAAGCAATTGGATTAATTCACCACAATAATAAATGTTATGGTGCTATTGTTAGAGATTTAATTACTGGTGATATTGTAGCTTATGTTTCAAAAGGTACTTTAATAGCAACTGGTGGATATGGAAGAATTTATGAAATCACAACTAATGCTGTTATTTGTGAGGGTATAGGAACTGCTATTGCTTTAGAAACAGGTATTGCAAAACTCGGAAATATGGAAGCTGTGCAATTCCACCCTACTCCACTTTTCCCATCAGGTATTTTATTAACTGAAGGTTGTCGTGGTGATGGTGGTGTTCTAAGGGATGTTGATGGACATAGATTTATGCCAGATTATGAACCTGAGAAAAAAGATCTAGCTTCAAGAGATGTTGTATCTAGAAGAATGATGGAACATATGAGAAAAGGTAAAGGTATTGATTCAGTTTATGGAACCCACCTTTGGTTAGATATTTCTATTTTAGGAAGAGAGCATATTGAAAAAAATCTAAGAGATGTTCAAGAGATTTGTGAATCATTTGCAGGAATAGATCCAGCTGATGAAGGTCAAAAAGGTTGGGCACCAGTTCACCCTATGCAACATTACTCTATGGGTGGTATTAGAACAAAACCAACAGGAGAATCACAAACTTTACAAGGATTATTTTCTTGTGGAGAAGCTGCTTGTTGGGATATGCATGGATTCAATAGACTTGGAGGAAATTCTGTTTCTGAAACAGTTGTTGCTGGTATGATTGTTGGGAATTACTTTGCAGATTATTGTATAAATACTCAAATAGATATTCAAACAGATGTTATTGAGAAATTTGTCCATGAAAAAGAAGCTTATATGAAAAACTTAGTTTCTAAAAATAGTGGAGATGATGTATTTAAAATCAAAAATAGAATGAAAAAAATTATGCAAGATTATGTTGGAATTTTTAGAGATGGAGAAGGTTTAGAAAAAGCAGTAAAAGAGCTTGAAGAGTTATATATCAAATCTAAAAATGTAGCTGTAAGAAATAAACAACTTACTGCAAATCCAGAACTTGAAGAGGCATATAGAGTTCCAATGATGTTAAAAGTAGCTCTTTGTGTTGCAAAAGGTGCACTTGATAGAACTGAATCTAGAGGGGCACATACAAGAGAAGATTATCCTAAAAGAGATGATGCAAATTGGTTAAAAAGAACTCTTACTTCATGGAAAGAAGGAGATACTATGCCAACAGTTGAGTATGAACCATTAGATATTATGAAAATGGAAATACCTCCTGGATTTAGAGGATATGGAGCAAAAGGTAATTTAATAGAAAATCCAATTAGTGCTATAAGACAAAATGAAGTTGATGAAATGGTTGAAAAAATGGAGTTAGAGGGTAAAGATAGATATGAAATTCAAGATAAACTTATGCCTTTTCCACTTCAAGATGAATATAAAAGAAAAAATATTAGATTAGGAGATTTGTAA
- a CDS encoding fumarate reductase cytochrome b subunit: protein MNEVIEAYTGQNPDGNKSRMPAKLDKALTASGVVLAIFMMAHMFFVSTILFGENAMYTITKMFELDFIFDGGLPIIVSIFVGIITVIFVVHALLGIRKFPTSYKAYIKIREHSKMMKHSDTSLWMFQWISGLIMMFIATIHLYIMFTQPENIGPYSSAYRVVNQNMWLLYMVLLICVELHGSIGLYRAAMKWGWFDGKNPKETRKTMMKAKKILSIFFLTLGVVTLFAYIKIGMDRIDHAPMKYNPNDSIQLMKK, encoded by the coding sequence ATGAATGAAGTTATAGAGGCTTATACAGGACAGAATCCTGATGGCAATAAAAGTAGAATGCCTGCTAAACTTGATAAAGCATTAACTGCATCTGGTGTTGTACTTGCAATTTTTATGATGGCACATATGTTTTTTGTGTCAACAATACTTTTTGGTGAAAATGCAATGTATACAATAACTAAAATGTTTGAACTAGATTTTATATTTGATGGTGGACTTCCAATCATTGTAAGTATTTTTGTAGGAATAATTACAGTAATTTTTGTTGTTCATGCACTTTTAGGAATTAGAAAATTCCCTACTTCATATAAAGCATATATAAAAATAAGAGAACATTCAAAAATGATGAAACACTCTGACACTTCATTGTGGATGTTTCAATGGATAAGTGGATTAATTATGATGTTCATAGCAACTATTCACTTATATATTATGTTTACACAACCTGAAAATATTGGTCCATATTCAAGTGCATATAGAGTAGTAAATCAAAACATGTGGCTTTTATATATGGTTTTATTAATCTGTGTTGAGCTTCACGGTTCAATTGGATTGTATCGTGCAGCTATGAAATGGGGTTGGTTTGATGGGAAAAATCCTAAAGAGACAAGAAAAACAATGATGAAAGCAAAAAAGATTTTAAGTATTTTCTTTTTAACTTTAGGAGTAGTAACACTATTTGCTTATATAAAAATTGGTATGGACAGAATTGACCATGCACCTATGAAATATAATCCTAATGATTCTATACAACTAATGAAAAAATAA
- the trxB gene encoding thioredoxin-disulfide reductase: MLDLAIIGGGPAGLTAGLYATRGGLKNVTMFEMGMPGGQITGSSEIENYPGQVEIVSGMDLMESWPKQAMRFGLKHEMNQVSKVTKSGDVFTVELSDGTKQEAKSVLLATGSVPKKGGFKGEKELFGRGVSTCATCDGFFYKNKEVAVIGGGDSALEEAVYLAKMCSKVYLVHRRDTYRAAPSTIEHMKACENIEEVTNVIVEEVYGDASGVLGLKVKSKETGEIRDLEVPGVFTFVGRDVLSDSLKQDDGSYLCEVNEATEVVVDLKMRTNVPGLYAAGDVRIDAAKQVVCAAADGATAAVNIIEFLG; encoded by the coding sequence ATGTTAGATTTAGCGATAATAGGTGGAGGACCAGCAGGGTTAACAGCAGGATTGTACGCAACAAGAGGTGGACTAAAAAATGTTACGATGTTTGAGATGGGTATGCCAGGAGGACAAATCACAGGAAGTAGTGAAATAGAGAATTACCCAGGACAAGTAGAGATAGTAAGTGGAATGGACTTGATGGAGTCTTGGCCAAAACAAGCTATGAGATTTGGACTAAAACATGAGATGAATCAAGTATCAAAAGTAACAAAATCAGGTGATGTGTTTACAGTAGAATTAAGTGATGGAACAAAACAAGAAGCAAAATCAGTATTACTAGCAACAGGATCTGTTCCTAAAAAAGGTGGATTCAAAGGAGAGAAAGAACTTTTCGGAAGAGGAGTATCAACTTGTGCCACTTGTGATGGGTTCTTCTATAAAAATAAAGAAGTAGCAGTAATAGGAGGAGGAGACTCAGCCTTAGAAGAAGCAGTTTACCTAGCAAAGATGTGTTCAAAAGTATACTTAGTTCATAGAAGAGATACATATAGAGCAGCACCAAGTACAATAGAACATATGAAAGCTTGTGAGAATATAGAAGAAGTAACAAATGTAATAGTAGAAGAAGTATACGGTGATGCCTCAGGAGTACTAGGATTAAAAGTAAAAAGTAAAGAGACAGGTGAGATAAGAGATTTAGAAGTACCAGGAGTATTTACGTTCGTAGGAAGAGATGTATTAAGTGATAGCTTAAAACAAGATGATGGAAGTTACCTATGTGAAGTAAATGAAGCAACAGAAGTAGTGGTAGACTTAAAGATGAGAACAAATGTACCCGGACTATATGCCGCAGGAGATGTAAGAATCGATGCAGCAAAACAAGTAGTATGTGCAGCTGCTGATGGTGCTACTGCTGCTGTTAATATTATTGAATTTTTAGGATAA
- the dapB gene encoding 4-hydroxy-tetrahydrodipicolinate reductase encodes MINVGILGSTGRVGSLLIDDLQNDEQVKLSACHVSNKLNKTVPQGTVVTNDINTLLESSDVVIDFSVPAATELLLTEVIEGKNKKPLVIATTGFSKHQQNLLIEASKLVPILYATNMSLGVAVLNKLVSLASKTLKDFDIEIVEQHHRNKVDSPSGTALTLAEHAASARDLNLDDVRVSGRDGIIGARSKDEIAVMSLRGGDIVGRHTVGLYNEGEFIELNHTATSRNTFSKGAIKAAKWLVNKEAGLYSINDCLGL; translated from the coding sequence ATGATAAATGTAGGTATACTAGGTAGTACAGGAAGAGTTGGTTCCCTTTTAATAGATGATTTACAAAATGATGAGCAAGTGAAATTAAGTGCTTGTCATGTTTCTAATAAATTGAATAAAACTGTTCCCCAAGGTACAGTTGTAACAAATGATATAAATACACTTTTAGAAAGTTCTGATGTTGTTATAGATTTTTCAGTACCAGCTGCAACAGAGCTTCTTCTTACTGAAGTTATTGAAGGTAAAAATAAAAAACCTTTAGTAATAGCAACTACTGGATTTTCTAAGCATCAACAAAATTTACTTATAGAGGCTAGTAAACTAGTACCTATTTTATATGCTACTAATATGAGTTTAGGCGTTGCAGTTTTAAATAAACTTGTTTCTCTTGCTTCTAAAACATTAAAAGATTTTGATATAGAAATTGTGGAACAACACCATAGAAATAAAGTTGATTCTCCTTCAGGTACAGCTTTAACACTTGCAGAACATGCAGCAAGTGCAAGGGATTTAAATCTTGATGATGTAAGAGTTTCAGGAAGAGATGGTATTATTGGTGCAAGATCTAAAGATGAGATTGCAGTTATGAGTTTAAGAGGTGGAGATATTGTTGGACGTCACACTGTTGGCTTATACAATGAGGGTGAATTTATTGAATTAAATCACACAGCAACTTCTAGAAATACTTTTTCAAAAGGTGCTATAAAAGCTGCTAAATGGTTAGTGAATAAAGAAGCTGGTTTATACTCAATAAATGATTGTTTAGGTCTATAA
- the purF gene encoding amidophosphoribosyltransferase translates to MCAIVGIFGNEKASRLASLALFSMQHRGQEATGISSSSDGKIYTIKNRGLVSEVFDNNALEYLKGNMAIGHNRYSTAGGDSILDAQPVFAKYKLGEISIVHNGNLINKKAVRQELIDNGAIFQTGMDTENLVHLIAKNSKDRLRDRIKEALDKTIGAYCFIIQSRSKQFVIRDRYGIRPLSIGKLKSGGYIVASETCAFDLVDAEFIRDVRPGEMLIFSEKVEEPESIQLYEPEYRPCAFEYVYFARPDSVIDGKSVYKAREDMGKTLAINDRGNDIKIDMVIPVPDSGVPAAIGYAAESGIPFELGIIRNHYVGRTFIEPTQEMRDLKVKMKLSPMKSLIAGKSLLVIDDSIVRGTTSRRIVKILKEAGAKEVHFRVASPEIKFPCYYGIDTPTKEELISHRMNKEEIREHIQADTLEYLSIEDLKNSIGNDRNYALESFDGDYFVTK, encoded by the coding sequence ATGTGCGCAATAGTTGGAATTTTTGGTAATGAAAAAGCTTCTAGGTTAGCCTCTTTGGCTCTATTTTCTATGCAACATAGAGGACAAGAAGCAACGGGAATATCTTCATCAAGTGATGGTAAAATTTATACAATTAAAAACAGAGGATTGGTTTCTGAAGTTTTTGATAATAATGCTTTAGAGTATCTAAAAGGTAACATGGCAATAGGTCATAATAGATATTCAACTGCTGGAGGAGATTCTATTTTAGATGCTCAACCAGTTTTTGCAAAATATAAATTAGGTGAAATATCAATAGTACACAATGGAAACCTAATTAACAAAAAAGCTGTGAGACAAGAATTAATTGATAATGGTGCTATTTTTCAAACAGGAATGGATACTGAGAATCTTGTTCATTTAATTGCTAAGAATTCAAAAGATAGATTAAGAGATAGAATAAAAGAGGCTTTAGATAAGACTATTGGAGCATATTGTTTTATAATTCAATCACGTTCAAAACAATTTGTTATAAGAGATAGATATGGAATTAGACCACTATCAATTGGAAAACTAAAATCTGGTGGATACATAGTTGCTAGTGAAACTTGTGCTTTTGATTTAGTTGATGCAGAGTTTATTAGAGATGTAAGACCAGGTGAAATGCTTATTTTTAGTGAAAAAGTAGAAGAACCAGAATCAATCCAATTATATGAACCAGAATATAGACCTTGTGCTTTTGAATATGTATATTTTGCAAGACCAGATTCAGTAATTGATGGTAAAAGTGTATATAAAGCAAGAGAAGATATGGGGAAAACTTTAGCTATTAATGATAGAGGAAATGATATCAAAATAGATATGGTTATTCCAGTACCTGATTCAGGTGTTCCAGCAGCCATTGGTTATGCAGCAGAAAGTGGAATTCCTTTTGAACTTGGGATTATTAGAAATCACTATGTTGGAAGAACATTTATTGAGCCAACACAAGAGATGAGAGACTTAAAAGTGAAAATGAAACTATCTCCTATGAAATCACTAATTGCAGGAAAATCATTACTTGTAATTGATGATTCTATTGTAAGAGGAACTACATCTAGAAGAATAGTAAAAATTTTAAAAGAAGCAGGGGCTAAAGAGGTTCATTTTAGAGTTGCAAGTCCAGAGATTAAATTCCCTTGTTATTATGGAATTGATACACCTACAAAAGAAGAGTTAATCTCACATCGTATGAATAAAGAAGAGATTAGAGAACATATCCAAGCTGATACTTTAGAATATCTTTCAATAGAAGATTTAAAGAACTCTATTGGAAATGATAGAAACTATGCCTTAGAAAGTTTTGATGGTGACTATTTCGTTACAAAATAA
- a CDS encoding TIGR01212 family radical SAM protein (This family includes YhcC from E. coli K-12, an uncharacterized radical SAM protein.) — protein sequence MVTISLQNNKTKQKKSLEELLTIGKYFRSKFGETIYKVPISISGFTCPNIDGTVAKGGCSFCENDSFSPNLQEKKTKFKLHPSNPSNPYLDRQLKQLEMQFNATKERLGNKFGTKKFIVYFQSFTNTYAPFETLKALYTKALSFENVIGLSIGTRTDCVTDEILDYLATLSKEKEIWIEYGIQSFYDETLEKINRGDTSANIKKWIKKSKEKGLNVCGHLIYGLPNETQEMMFETLRQTIELDIDSIKFHPLYVVKNTLLTNEYKKGRFTPISEELYIDTVVKSIKMLPRNISIQRITAGISDDSLLAPQWCKDKHTQIQKIKKALIKEGLRY from the coding sequence ATGGTGACTATTTCGTTACAAAATAATAAGACAAAACAAAAAAAATCTTTAGAAGAGCTACTTACTATTGGGAAATATTTCCGTAGTAAGTTTGGTGAAACTATTTATAAAGTTCCAATCTCAATATCTGGTTTTACCTGTCCAAATATTGATGGAACTGTAGCAAAAGGTGGTTGTAGCTTTTGTGAAAATGACTCTTTTTCTCCCAACTTACAAGAGAAGAAAACAAAATTTAAATTACACCCATCAAATCCATCAAATCCTTATTTAGATAGACAATTAAAACAATTAGAAATGCAATTTAATGCCACAAAAGAAAGGCTTGGAAATAAATTTGGTACAAAAAAATTTATAGTTTATTTTCAATCTTTTACAAATACATATGCTCCTTTTGAGACTTTAAAAGCTCTTTATACAAAAGCTTTATCTTTTGAAAATGTAATTGGCTTAAGTATTGGAACAAGAACTGATTGTGTAACAGATGAGATATTGGATTATTTAGCCACTTTATCAAAAGAAAAAGAGATTTGGATAGAGTATGGAATACAATCTTTTTATGATGAAACTTTAGAAAAGATAAATAGAGGTGATACCTCTGCTAATATTAAAAAATGGATTAAGAAGTCAAAAGAAAAGGGACTAAATGTTTGTGGACATTTGATTTATGGATTACCAAATGAAACTCAAGAGATGATGTTTGAGACATTAAGACAAACAATTGAGTTAGATATTGATTCTATAAAGTTTCATCCTTTGTATGTGGTTAAAAATACACTTTTAACAAATGAATATAAAAAGGGAAGATTTACTCCTATAAGTGAAGAACTATATATAGATACAGTTGTAAAATCAATAAAAATGCTTCCTAGAAATATTTCAATTCAAAGAATAACAGCTGGAATTTCTGATGATAGTTTATTAGCTCCTCAATGGTGCAAAGATAAACATACACAAATACAAAAGATAAAAAAAGCTTTAATAAAAGAGGGATTGAGATATTAA
- a CDS encoding LysR family transcriptional regulator produces the protein MLNDFAKVNTFLTVVREKSFSKASAKLGISQPAVTQQMKFIEEYLEVQLLDRKKNGIKVTKEGEMLYNIAQKIERTVSNCEKELLKIMNKDVTFMFGASFIIGNYILPRFLNQLKRDIHNDVSINVSVSHKTIADLLDKKIDIALVENYITNDDIIYREWMEDEIVIFSNQKLPARAKPEDLLSYKWVCRNPDSNTRMIFKENLDKENFPDCDQFDITSEVTSATTIIQTVLHSEITGTPTVSIVSRNAIDSLLKSNTLFESRIGNSRMTRKLYIAYRKDRKHDAFIENVVDYLLKIKS, from the coding sequence ATGTTAAATGATTTTGCAAAAGTAAACACATTTTTAACAGTTGTTAGAGAAAAGTCTTTTTCAAAGGCTTCTGCTAAGCTTGGTATTTCACAACCTGCTGTTACGCAGCAGATGAAGTTTATAGAAGAATATTTAGAAGTACAATTACTTGATAGAAAGAAAAATGGCATTAAAGTAACCAAAGAAGGTGAGATGCTTTATAATATCGCTCAAAAAATTGAACGAACTGTAAGCAATTGTGAAAAAGAATTATTAAAAATAATGAACAAAGATGTTACATTTATGTTTGGGGCTTCATTTATCATAGGTAACTATATTCTTCCACGATTTTTAAATCAATTAAAAAGAGATATTCACAATGATGTCTCTATAAACGTCTCTGTTTCCCATAAGACTATAGCAGATTTATTAGATAAAAAAATCGATATTGCCCTAGTTGAAAACTACATTACTAATGATGATATTATTTATAGAGAATGGATGGAAGATGAGATTGTAATATTTTCAAATCAAAAACTTCCAGCACGGGCTAAACCTGAAGATTTGTTATCTTATAAATGGGTTTGTAGAAATCCTGATTCAAATACCAGAATGATATTTAAAGAAAACCTTGATAAAGAAAATTTTCCAGACTGTGACCAATTTGATATTACAAGTGAAGTTACAAGTGCTACAACAATCATTCAAACTGTTTTACACTCTGAGATTACAGGGACACCAACTGTTTCTATAGTATCAAGAAATGCTATTGATTCACTTTTAAAATCAAATACCTTATTTGAATCAAGAATAGGAAATAGTAGAATGACTAGAAAACTATATATTGCCTATAGAAAAGATAGAAAACATGATGCTTTTATAGAAAATGTAGTTGACTATCTTCTCAAAATCAAAAGTTAA